Proteins encoded within one genomic window of Fibrobacter sp. UWB16:
- a CDS encoding TIGR02171 family protein: MKIWLFLLITSILWGACSNSSSSSNDIVPDVEPEPEIMEGMQVIKGGDLVLGSNESSFRAAERPVMKVHLDYEFYLDVHEVTCGSYRILAKKGKVKDFGECANDDLPLANVTYFDAVLYANAKSVELNYDTAYTYTKATYDTEGHCTNLEGFAFHPEADAFRLPTEAEWVLASSRSWNPKEKSWNSENSEFHAHPVCTAGKDAQGFCDLAGNVKEWVNDWAGTFRDTTVTNYVGAPDGGAVGERVLKGGYYSDRASEINLVSRGDDYTVESSSHAERIGFRLAFGKIPSPTWLDDNGKVQQSIVSPLASAAALKAHTGTYNMILAFRNDISGNLAYINYNDGTLSVTEIEDTLEVYHPDISPDGKHVAFCTRFEGIAGESRLYIRDLNANGSNLVKLDVPSAAIPRWRVVNGDTVIVYVTDAGNNKDETAFTATSTWQVKFANGKFGVPEKLFDGAYHGGISEDNKLAVTGARLLRALFADSGSDITQKSNSAIWYNNEQACNASLAQDGSKRTAFLDFAGETGTAFVGTPYATHERIFIADSNGKLLQSVKSPDGYTFDHSEWATDGERSNIVATLVNINGAHTKIVLANPTDNSILELAEGDELWHPNLWVKKVIKNDSVPKDTFQLNPDSAGIYFVPGTSEIAVKWRYKIDLLWHQYDSLNTVILGSSRALHGVIPSLFDQKFKALNMANSNSMLYCANFIFENYVLPHVSHLKYIVISVDMDIWFNTAPNSFLLNNHRNYPGFAYDEDHNYWKDAIPSKLAEYTRKSPGYSKFEPLLNTMGYEQLEAAGWGEPKVWTDSLWPNRFPNLYYDNFNLLKTIIEECEAREIYVIGVIFPQNPAYKNTGALGFHGIQRSKAPALIKELADLHDEHPNFVLMDENKMGEHDYTDDMAFDCNHLAHEGAIQMTKRLDSLLQTLP, encoded by the coding sequence ATGAAAATTTGGCTTTTTTTGTTAATTACATCAATATTATGGGGAGCTTGTAGCAATAGCAGTAGCTCGTCCAACGATATTGTACCCGACGTCGAACCCGAACCTGAAATAATGGAGGGCATGCAGGTCATCAAAGGCGGTGATCTGGTTTTGGGGAGTAACGAATCTTCGTTCAGGGCTGCTGAACGCCCTGTCATGAAAGTCCATCTCGATTATGAATTTTATTTAGATGTTCACGAAGTTACTTGTGGGAGCTATCGAATTCTCGCGAAAAAAGGCAAGGTGAAAGACTTTGGCGAATGCGCAAACGATGATCTACCATTAGCCAATGTTACTTATTTCGACGCCGTTCTTTATGCAAACGCCAAAAGCGTTGAACTTAACTACGATACCGCTTACACGTACACAAAAGCAACTTACGATACCGAAGGCCATTGCACAAATCTAGAAGGTTTTGCGTTCCATCCTGAGGCAGACGCTTTTCGACTTCCAACAGAAGCAGAATGGGTCCTCGCCTCATCGCGCAGCTGGAATCCCAAAGAAAAAAGCTGGAATTCTGAGAATTCCGAATTTCATGCGCACCCCGTCTGTACCGCAGGAAAGGATGCTCAAGGATTTTGCGACTTGGCAGGAAATGTAAAAGAGTGGGTGAACGACTGGGCTGGAACGTTCCGCGACACGACTGTTACAAATTATGTCGGTGCTCCTGATGGTGGCGCTGTTGGGGAAAGAGTTTTAAAAGGCGGATATTATTCAGACCGCGCATCAGAAATAAATTTGGTTTCCCGTGGCGATGATTACACCGTAGAATCTTCATCTCATGCAGAACGAATTGGGTTCCGACTCGCTTTTGGAAAAATTCCATCTCCGACATGGCTTGATGATAATGGCAAAGTGCAACAGAGCATAGTCTCTCCGCTTGCAAGCGCTGCCGCCTTAAAAGCTCATACTGGAACATACAACATGATTCTCGCATTCCGTAATGACATTAGCGGGAATCTTGCTTACATCAATTACAATGACGGAACGCTATCCGTTACAGAAATTGAAGACACTTTGGAAGTTTACCATCCCGATATTTCGCCTGACGGAAAACATGTAGCATTCTGCACTCGATTTGAAGGTATTGCTGGAGAATCCCGCCTTTACATTCGCGACCTGAACGCAAACGGTTCAAATCTTGTAAAGCTCGATGTTCCAAGCGCTGCAATCCCGCGTTGGCGCGTTGTAAACGGCGACACGGTTATCGTTTACGTCACGGATGCTGGCAACAACAAAGACGAAACCGCATTTACAGCGACGAGTACGTGGCAAGTAAAATTCGCAAATGGCAAATTTGGCGTCCCAGAAAAACTTTTTGATGGAGCTTATCACGGTGGCATTAGTGAAGACAACAAACTCGCTGTTACAGGTGCAAGATTGTTGCGTGCCCTCTTTGCGGATTCTGGTTCTGACATTACACAAAAATCGAACTCTGCTATATGGTACAATAACGAACAAGCTTGCAATGCGTCCCTAGCACAAGACGGCAGCAAGCGCACTGCATTCCTTGATTTCGCCGGAGAAACCGGTACAGCATTTGTCGGAACTCCATACGCCACGCACGAACGCATCTTCATCGCTGACAGCAATGGCAAATTGTTGCAGAGCGTCAAATCTCCTGATGGCTATACTTTCGATCACAGCGAATGGGCGACTGATGGGGAACGTTCCAACATCGTAGCGACTCTTGTCAATATAAACGGAGCCCATACGAAAATTGTGCTTGCAAACCCAACCGACAATAGCATTTTGGAACTTGCCGAAGGCGATGAACTCTGGCACCCCAATTTATGGGTAAAAAAAGTGATCAAGAATGATTCAGTTCCCAAAGACACGTTCCAGCTTAATCCCGACAGTGCGGGAATTTACTTTGTACCGGGCACGTCAGAAATAGCCGTCAAGTGGCGCTATAAAATTGATTTGCTTTGGCATCAATACGACTCGCTAAACACAGTCATTCTCGGATCGTCGCGAGCGCTTCACGGTGTTATCCCGTCGCTTTTCGATCAAAAGTTCAAGGCGCTCAATATGGCAAATTCAAACAGCATGCTCTATTGCGCAAATTTCATTTTTGAAAATTATGTTCTGCCGCATGTCAGCCACCTCAAATACATCGTCATTTCCGTTGATATGGATATCTGGTTCAATACGGCGCCCAACAGCTTCTTGTTAAACAACCACCGCAATTATCCTGGTTTTGCATACGACGAAGATCATAATTACTGGAAAGACGCCATTCCAAGCAAGCTCGCAGAATACACAAGAAAATCACCGGGGTATTCTAAATTCGAACCTTTATTGAACACCATGGGTTACGAACAACTTGAAGCCGCAGGGTGGGGAGAACCAAAAGTCTGGACAGACAGTTTGTGGCCAAACCGATTCCCCAATCTTTATTACGACAACTTTAATTTATTGAAAACGATTATTGAAGAATGTGAAGCACGAGAAATTTACGTCATTGGCGTCATCTTCCCGCAGAACCCCGCATACAAAAATACCGGTGCACTCGGATTCCACGGAATACAGAGGAGCAAGGCTCCCGCGCTCATCAAGGAACTCGCCGATTTACACGATGAACACCCCAACTTTGTCCTTATGGACGAAAACAAGATGGGGGAGCACGACTACACCGACGACATGGCTTTTGACTGCAACCATCTAGCCCACGAAGGGGCTATTCAAATGACCAAGCGACTGGATTCTCTTTTGCAAACTTTGCCGTAA
- a CDS encoding putative DNA modification/repair radical SAM protein codes for MDLRDKLNILGDAAKYDVSCSSSGSKRNSPKGGMGCGHSSGICHTWSADGRCISLLKVLFSNACKYDCAYCVNRRSNDIPRATFTPKELINLMLEFYRRNYIEGLFLSSAVIGSPDYTMELLIKVAKELRLVHHFGGYIHLKAIPGASSRLLFEAGLYADRSSVNIEIPSDKQLQYLAPEKNFASIYRPMNFLAERKLEYKTDKSKYSPKFLPAGQSTQMIVGASGETDFQILTLSAGFYKQQQMKRVYFSGYVPINADKRLPVITTKPPLLREHRLYQADWLMRFYKFEYNEILDEKNPFLDPDLDPKVMWALRHPECFPVDLQTADYEMILRVPGIGVRSAQLIVSGRRYSKIRFEHLKKMGVVLKRAKYFIYDSDVPRELHKLYPEMIRPLLIAGKPKNDQLDLFDSMPAALPQPKAAPSTNALSIANN; via the coding sequence ATGGATTTACGCGATAAACTGAACATTCTAGGCGATGCCGCCAAGTACGATGTTTCATGCTCGTCGAGCGGTTCCAAGCGCAATTCGCCAAAAGGCGGAATGGGGTGCGGGCACAGCTCGGGCATTTGCCATACGTGGAGCGCCGATGGGCGCTGCATTTCGCTATTGAAAGTGCTGTTCAGTAATGCCTGTAAGTACGATTGTGCTTATTGCGTGAACCGACGCAGTAACGATATCCCACGAGCGACTTTTACTCCCAAAGAGCTTATCAACCTTATGTTGGAATTTTACCGCCGCAATTACATTGAAGGGCTTTTCTTGAGCTCAGCCGTGATTGGCTCGCCAGATTACACGATGGAACTGTTAATTAAGGTGGCAAAGGAATTGCGATTGGTACACCATTTTGGCGGTTACATTCATTTAAAGGCGATCCCCGGCGCAAGTTCTAGGCTTTTGTTCGAGGCCGGGCTTTATGCCGATCGCAGCAGCGTGAATATCGAAATTCCTTCGGACAAGCAGTTGCAATACCTCGCGCCCGAAAAGAATTTTGCATCCATTTACCGCCCGATGAATTTCTTGGCGGAACGCAAGCTTGAATACAAAACGGACAAGTCCAAGTACTCTCCGAAGTTCTTGCCGGCAGGGCAGAGCACACAGATGATTGTCGGAGCGTCGGGGGAGACCGACTTCCAAATTTTGACGCTTTCGGCGGGATTTTACAAGCAACAGCAAATGAAGCGTGTTTATTTTTCGGGGTATGTTCCGATAAATGCAGACAAGCGCTTGCCTGTAATTACCACAAAACCGCCGCTTTTACGCGAACACCGGCTTTATCAGGCCGACTGGCTCATGCGCTTTTACAAGTTCGAGTACAACGAGATTCTTGACGAGAAAAATCCGTTCCTGGACCCAGATTTGGATCCGAAAGTGATGTGGGCACTCCGCCATCCGGAATGTTTCCCAGTCGATTTGCAGACTGCCGATTACGAGATGATTTTGCGCGTGCCCGGCATTGGCGTGAGGTCTGCACAGCTCATTGTCAGCGGAAGGCGTTATTCTAAAATCAGATTCGAACATTTGAAGAAAATGGGGGTGGTGCTCAAGCGCGCGAAATACTTCATCTACGATAGCGACGTGCCGCGAGAACTCCACAAGCTTTACCCCGAAATGATTCGTCCCTTGCTCATAGCGGGCAAACCCAAGAACGATCAACTCGACCTATTCGACTCCATGCCCGCAGCGCTGCCACAGCCAAAAGCCGCACCATCCACTAACGCTTTGTCAATCGCAAACAACTAA
- a CDS encoding TIGR03915 family putative DNA repair protein encodes MSLAIHYDSTFDGFLSAVFEIYRQHLDVSCFVAERTYEAEREAATDLFAHPFHVETSEDSANRLKRAITKAASKDILNLLETCFRSEDANIEMNILAYLRKLFAGLDPNYGRNPSSLEMIPLITIARSVRREMDNMYGMVRFNKAPDGMYIAEIEPKYDILEMIVGHFRCRFPNGTWAIIDVKRGFGVYYENYRTHFVTVPDPSYISAHAPPDEFTRMWKSYYDTMAIKERLNPRLLRRCLPVRYWKHLPERSLSNYSAKNIGNVVPPQLPSEVAKSNASASIRLK; translated from the coding sequence ATGTCCCTCGCGATTCATTACGATTCTACTTTCGACGGCTTCTTGAGTGCCGTTTTCGAGATTTACCGCCAACATCTCGATGTTTCTTGCTTTGTCGCCGAACGCACGTACGAAGCGGAACGTGAAGCGGCAACCGACCTTTTCGCGCACCCCTTCCACGTTGAAACGTCTGAAGATTCCGCCAACCGCCTCAAACGAGCTATTACCAAAGCAGCAAGCAAGGACATATTGAATTTACTCGAAACGTGTTTCCGTTCCGAAGACGCGAACATTGAGATGAACATTCTTGCGTACTTGCGCAAGCTTTTTGCGGGGCTAGACCCGAATTACGGTCGCAATCCGTCAAGTCTCGAAATGATTCCGCTCATTACCATCGCGCGTTCCGTACGTCGCGAAATGGACAACATGTATGGAATGGTGCGTTTCAACAAAGCGCCCGATGGCATGTATATCGCCGAAATCGAACCGAAGTACGACATTCTCGAAATGATTGTCGGGCATTTCCGGTGCCGTTTCCCCAACGGCACATGGGCGATTATTGATGTCAAGCGTGGCTTTGGCGTCTATTACGAGAATTACCGAACACATTTTGTAACGGTTCCCGACCCGAGTTACATTTCAGCGCACGCCCCTCCAGATGAATTTACTCGTATGTGGAAGTCTTACTACGACACGATGGCGATCAAGGAGCGGCTCAACCCGCGCCTTCTTCGACGTTGCCTGCCTGTACGCTACTGGAAACATCTTCCTGAACGTTCGTTATCGAACTACTCGGCGAAAAACATCGGAAATGTAGTGCCGCCGCAACTTCCATCTGAAGTCGCCAAATCAAACGCGTCAGCATCCATAAGGCTCAAATAG
- a CDS encoding cellulase family glycosylhydrolase — MEKIKDMNGSSVKPGFFVQDSFLYSKDNEKVVLRGVNHMFIWTDREGKTIPEIAKTGANCVRIVWNTRGRISDLDNIISLCIANGMIPIPEIHDTTGNWDRLSDALEFWLREETLQMIYNHQEYLILNIGNEPGDKAQSADEFFNAYNIIVTKLRASGVRVPIMIDADEWGQNEKNLLNVGPKLLQADPEHNLIFSIHMWWPTERHNPVATGYETVKDRIKGTLEESLKRKIPLIVGEFAPVAAGGVREIPYKFIMSECERLNIGWLAWSWGPGNFDSPEMDMTVHGSYNTLIGWGKEVAVDSPLGIQNTSVIPNFIQNKDFTTGSQGTGANIIENGEFNAEDPLSGWTTDFWGGKGDVTVKDGVVHFDIKKGGKDSWNLQFKQHFALHKGVTYIFSMRAKADKPRTLNVNIKKDCESYTPYANGRILDLSTSWQNFSWKFTMKEETDVDAVLIFDMGGVPISWNLADVSLVHARSVADRLNRTFQRNVQKNSGYFNAPNGPWELHLYSTDGKLLEILDKGKGGEGMRQYPKIERSGIMVIKDLG; from the coding sequence ATGGAGAAAATTAAAGACATGAACGGCTCATCTGTGAAACCGGGCTTTTTCGTTCAAGATTCTTTTCTGTATAGCAAGGACAACGAAAAGGTTGTTCTTCGTGGTGTAAACCACATGTTTATTTGGACGGATCGTGAAGGCAAGACCATTCCCGAAATTGCAAAGACTGGCGCAAACTGTGTAAGAATTGTTTGGAATACTCGAGGCCGCATCAGCGACCTCGACAACATTATTTCGCTTTGTATTGCCAACGGCATGATTCCTATCCCGGAAATTCATGACACGACCGGTAACTGGGACCGCCTGAGCGACGCCCTTGAATTTTGGCTTCGCGAAGAAACACTCCAGATGATTTACAATCATCAGGAATACTTGATTTTGAACATCGGTAACGAACCGGGCGACAAGGCCCAGAGCGCCGATGAATTTTTCAATGCCTACAACATCATCGTAACAAAGCTCCGCGCCTCTGGAGTGCGTGTGCCGATTATGATCGACGCCGATGAATGGGGCCAGAACGAAAAGAATTTGTTGAACGTGGGCCCGAAGCTTTTGCAGGCAGACCCCGAACACAACTTGATTTTCTCGATTCACATGTGGTGGCCGACCGAACGCCACAATCCGGTGGCTACAGGCTACGAAACCGTCAAGGATCGCATCAAGGGGACGCTCGAAGAATCCCTCAAGCGTAAGATTCCGCTGATTGTCGGCGAATTTGCTCCGGTGGCTGCAGGCGGTGTTCGTGAAATTCCGTACAAGTTTATCATGTCGGAATGCGAACGCTTGAACATCGGCTGGCTCGCATGGAGTTGGGGTCCGGGTAACTTCGACAGTCCGGAAATGGACATGACAGTTCACGGCTCCTACAACACGCTTATTGGCTGGGGCAAGGAAGTCGCTGTCGATAGTCCTCTCGGCATCCAGAATACGAGCGTGATTCCAAACTTTATCCAGAATAAGGATTTCACAACCGGCTCTCAGGGAACTGGTGCGAATATCATTGAAAACGGCGAATTCAATGCCGAAGATCCGCTTTCTGGCTGGACAACCGACTTCTGGGGTGGAAAGGGCGATGTGACCGTCAAGGATGGCGTTGTGCATTTCGACATCAAGAAGGGCGGCAAGGATTCCTGGAATCTCCAGTTCAAGCAGCATTTCGCGCTCCACAAGGGTGTAACGTACATCTTTAGCATGCGCGCCAAGGCTGACAAGCCGCGTACGCTCAACGTGAACATCAAGAAGGACTGCGAAAGCTATACACCGTATGCAAACGGCCGTATTCTCGACTTGAGCACGAGCTGGCAGAACTTCAGCTGGAAATTCACGATGAAGGAAGAGACCGACGTCGACGCCGTGCTCATCTTCGACATGGGCGGCGTGCCGATATCCTGGAATCTCGCAGACGTTTCGCTCGTTCACGCCCGCAGCGTTGCCGACCGTTTGAATAGAACGTTCCAGCGCAACGTGCAAAAGAACTCCGGTTACTTCAACGCACCGAACGGCCCGTGGGAACTGCACCTGTACTCCACAGATGGCAAACTCCTCGAGATTCTCGACAAGGGTAAGGGCGGGGAAGGCATGCGTCAATACCCGAAGATCGAACGCAGCGGCATCATGGTCATCAAAGACCTCGGATAA
- a CDS encoding helix-turn-helix domain-containing protein — MLAVVKRPRIEIRAKHIPAPLVRFLRDTYKPENVIVSDDNESEPFEQTEWFKSLDTTPGEMIVANRDLRNWSQVTLAEKLGIQVQNLCAMENGRRTVSRKMAVKLGEIFGTDPAAFFDFVK, encoded by the coding sequence ATGCTGGCAGTCGTGAAAAGGCCCCGTATTGAAATCAGAGCGAAACATATTCCTGCCCCACTTGTACGCTTTTTGCGTGACACTTATAAACCCGAAAATGTAATTGTTAGCGACGACAACGAATCTGAACCGTTTGAACAAACGGAATGGTTTAAATCGCTTGATACTACACCAGGGGAAATGATTGTCGCAAATAGGGATTTGCGCAATTGGTCTCAAGTGACTCTTGCAGAAAAACTCGGTATTCAGGTGCAGAATCTTTGCGCTATGGAAAACGGTCGAAGAACGGTATCTCGAAAAATGGCTGTTAAGCTCGGTGAAATTTTTGGCACTGATCCTGCCGCATTTTTTGATTTCGTGAAATGA